The sequence AAATCTTGACCACATCGAGCAGATCATAACTTCCCCGCACCTTCCTTTGGGCATAGGTATATCTCATTTTAAAATAAGGGATAGTCGCTGAGATCACTGCAACGAAAAGTGGAAAACGCCAGGTGCCTTGCATCGGCCGACTGTTATCGAAGGAAATCCCCTCCATAAAGGGATTATTAAAGTTTAGATGCCCAGGAAGCTCACTCAGAGTCAGCAGTCCTGAGAGGAAGACCGCAACGAATAGAAATCCCATACGCATTACAAACCTCAGGACACTGATTCCCGGCTCATACTTCCGGTGCACGAAATACAGCAGATTATCCAGGTGACGGTAGATCCACAACCTTCTCTTGAATTTGTTAACCTTTTTGCCAAAAACACTCCTTCCGCGTTGAATTCGATATTCCAGCTTCTGCCCTACCTGCCGCAAATGCCGCTCGACAAGCGGCTTAACCATAAGCCACAGTCCCCACGCGACCAGTAAATGAAAGACAAAACGCAGGATGTAAAATAACAGCACCAAACCTCTCACCTCCTCACTCGTTCAGAACGATCTTTGACTTCAGGCTTTCCTTTAAGGGTTCTGCCATGGGTTTGGCGACCGCCAGTCGTTCAAGCTCCTTCAACAGCTTGTGTGCAGCTTCCGAATCCTTCTTCTTCATTTTCTGAACTAAGCCAGCTGTCAGCTTATCATTATAGGTCCAGCCCGACTGCTCTGGCTCCCAGCGCATGAGATCATTCGCGAATACTGAATTTTTGTTTTCTTCATAAAAAACCTCTGATATTCGCGTCAGCCGTTTCTTCCCGTTCGGAACACTTTCCAGAATAAATACCAGCTCGCAGGATTTCAGTGCAGAGATCAAATGTCCCTTTAGACTGCCTCCAATCCTTGTAGATACGGCAAAAGCTCCTTGGTACGGAATATCCTCCGAATCAACGGTATGGAAGGTGCCCGTTATGCCGTCATACCCTTTTTCCCCGCTCCACAGATAAAATTCCCATTCGTTATAGCGCATTTCGGTCATATATAAAATATTGGGATCATGCCGCAGCGACTCTACGCCAACCTCCATCAGCTCTTCGTTAGTGGCCTGAATGGGAATAATCCGATGCCCTTTAATCTGGTAAGGCAGAATGGATTCGGGATGTTTCTCAATCATAACTACCCCCATGCAGGATGTAGAGCCAAGCAGCTGTTCACCCACAATGGTATTGGCAAAGGTTGTTTTCCCAGAACCTACTGCTCCCGCGATAATCGTATTGCGGAACGTGGCCGACAGGGTCCGGATCAGCTCGATCGCTTCCGCGGGAATACATTCGGTGCCAGCCTGATCTTCCAAATCGAGAAATTCAACCACCTGGCGGCGCAGTGAAATTGTAGTGAATCCCTCCCATACCCGAGGCGATACCCAGATTGCCAGTCGAATGAAGCGGCCGGGCCAGAGCGGATCATCCATTTTGAATTCCACCGAAGGGTTGTCCTTGTTCAGCTTCTTGTTAGGATCACTCTTCAGCAAAGAGCGCTTCAACTGCTCGACCCTATCTAATGAAGGCATATCGTATGGATAAGCTACGAATTTCCCTCTACGGTTATAAAAAATTTGTCGTCCGATCATCTGTAGACCGGTTGATTCGCTGTAGGCCCGGTCGGTGAACCAGCGATAGGCAGGTCCGAAGCCCTTCCATTCATGAAATAATGCTTCTGCTGCCGTCCGATAGGCTTCCGGGACTCTGCCGGTGAAGGGTGTTCTCCGCAAGTATTTTTCAATCTCATTCATGAAAAAGCTGACCGCCTGCGGATCGCCAATCAACGCCTTGGCATTCAGTTCGAAATAAGAATCGTCCTCCCGTTCCAGACCCACGTTCATCTCACTTTTCATTTTTTGCAGGAATGCATAGAAATCTTCTTTCCCTGGCTTGCTAGTACGCAGCACACTTTGCTTGAGGGAGAACAGCCGCTGAACCTTTGGCATTTGCTGCATCCATTGTTCATCATGCTGCTCCAGTTCTTGGTATTCGATCATATAAACATCCCTTTCTTGCGGGCTTCCGTCGCCAAACCTAGTGACACCAACAGGGCGTGCACCTTATCATCTACATGCTGAAGCTCTTTTTTGCCCAGGGGCAGACTCTCTTGAAAGGGTTGGTAGTACGGAAGTTCCAAAGCAATTTCACTGCCATAACGGAGCGCCAGGTTCTTGGAGGAAGTCACCTCTTCCACATTGCTGCGATTGATAATGAACTGGAAATCCTGGGGATGCAGATCCATATGTCCGGCCAGCTCCAGCAGCGGCTCCAATCTGTACTCGTGCTTCGGATGAGTGACTAGCATATGCAGCACCGATTTAAACATTCCTACGTACCAGGCAGCACTCTCCGGGATAGACCCGAAGTCGGCAATCACCACATCAGCGTTCTCTCCAGCTGTATTCAGCAAATATTCAATCTCCTCCTCCTGATAATCCTGAGCGCTTAGATAGTCGTAGTTGCCGGGGAGGTACAGATACCCTTCTTGTTTGACGAATTGTTCGAAGTCCTCAGCATGAATCAGCTTGCCTGTGATCTTAGGCCTTAGCCTATCCAGACTTATCGCTGCTTTGCGATCATAGCCGGGATCATATAAGTCCATTCCCAGCAAAATCACTCGGTGACCTGCCGCGGCAATTCGCCGTGCAAACAACTTAGCCACACTTGTACAGCCGATGCCGGGGCCTGAGCCAAAAAAACCGACCAGATTACAGCGCTCGTCTGAATCCTCATCCAGAATAAAGCGGATCTTCTCCACTACCGCTGACGAGGTGCAGCGCGGAGGCATGAAATATATCCCCAAACTTTCACAGAGCATATGTACGGCGTGATAGCCGCGCACTCCCTTTTGCAGATAAATATAGAGAATAGTTGTATTCGTATATTTGCGGCGCAGCTCGCTTAATCCCGGAACCGGCACCTGATCACTAGTAACCATCAGCATTTGACCTTCCGTATGGGTCGGTTCAGGCAGGACATTTTGTGTAATTACAGTAAACCCGGCACTTTTGAGCTCATTAACCGTCAATTGCTCCATACCCAAACTGAATATTTTCAAGACTTTCCCCCTCCTACTCGACCCTTACGATCCACAGCTTCTTGCCCTGCTCCAAATATTGCCCTAACAGCTGGCCATCACCTTTCTTTAGCTTCAATTCGGGTGAAGCCACCTTACCGGTTGACGTAAAGCGATTGTTGTCATTCCCCTGCTCCGAATCGAGCACATCATTATTGTCTTCCGTGCGCACATAATTAACGGTTACTCCGGTCAAAAACACCTGCTTAGAAGGTGCACTGGGCAGATTCGCTGGATCTTTCACAGTTGAGCTTGAGCGCTCACCTTCCACCAGATAAATATCTACCTTGTCCCGGCTGCGCAGCGAACCGTTAATGGCATAAATAGCTTCCTTCGGAATCGGAAAAATCCCTTCATCCTGCAGCGGTTCCAGATTACTTACATCCACTAATGATGCTGTCAAAATACTGCCGTCGGTCAGATTAACGTTCGTAATTTTGTGCTCTACCTGCCGGATATCAGTGATGACTCCCGAAGGGATATCCTTGGTCTGGACAGAATCCAGATACAGATCACTCGGCTTCAGCTCATAGTTCTTAGGCAAGAATTGACCATCCACCACCTTGATCTTGACCACAGTTTGAGATAACACATAAGGTTTGAAATAAAGGTCATAGCCCAGAAGCCCGCCGAAGCCGGTAATTAAGATTAGTGCCGCGAACAAGTAATTGCGTTTTAATAGCACAGACAAACCCTCTGCCTCCTTCAAAATACGTTTTTTGCACATGACAAAATACACTTTGGCCTAAGTATCCAAAATGCTGGTAAAATGCTTTTTTACCTGTAGGGGTTATGAAGAGTATTAGATTATCCGTTTGGGGTCACATGCTGAGGATGATTTGCTGTGGGATCGGCATCCCGACTGAAGAAGGATTCCAGTGAAAAACAAGCTACTTACCCGCATTGTCTTCCACTGGAAATTAAAGATTTAATTAAATACGACTGTCTTGTTATGATGAACCAGAATGCGGTCTTCAATATGCCATTTCACAGCTCGGGCCAGAACAACCCGCTCAATGGTACGCCCGATACGCTTCAGTTCGGTTACATCATCGCTGTGGCTAACTCGTTGCACGTCCTGCTCGATAATGGGACCTCCGTCAAGCTCTTCGGTAACATAGTGAGCTGTCGCGCCGATAATCTTCACTCCACGCTGATAAGCCTGGGCATACGGCTTACCGCCCACAAAAGCAGGCAAGAAGGAATGATGAATATTGATGATCCGGTGCCGGTAATGTTCAATGAACGATGGCGAAATAATCTGCATATAACGAGCCAGAATAATAACATCGATATCGTCCCCGATAACCTCAAGCTGACGTTTCTCTGCTTCATCCTTGGTAGTAGCACTAACCGGGATATGATGAAAAGGAATGCCGAAGGATTCAACGTAAGCCTTCATGTCCAAGTGGTTGCTTACCACGAGCGCAATTTCGGCATCCAGATCACCAGCCTGCCACTGCCAGAGCAGCTCGACGAGACAGTGATCTTCTTTGGAGACGAAGATTGCCAGCCTTTTCTTCTGACTCACATTGAAGATTTGCCAGTTCATCTTGAAGCGCTCCGCCACCCCGCCGAATATGGATCGCACCTCTTCCAGACGCTCGTCCAGTTTAGGAAGATCAAATTCCACTCGCATAAAGAACATGCCGCCATCAGGATCCATCGTATATTGATCTGATTGAACAATATTGGCGCCGTGCTGGTACAAAAAGTGTGATACAGCCGCCACGATCCCTGGTCCATCGGGACAGGAAATGAGCATACGCGCCCGGTTCGGATATTTTTCTTCACCTGACGAATGATCTCTCTTTACATGTAACTCCATAATTCTCTTGCCACCCTCTCATCTACTTGCGCAATCTATAGTTTAGCTTAGGCGTTAATAAGCAATTGTTTCCCCGCGAGCCAAGCGATCAGACGGTGATTAATAGCTTGCTCGCTGAGCTGCGGGAACAATCCGGCATTAGCAACATTATCATATAGCCGTTCAAGCGGCTCACGTGGATCTGCCTTCTTAGCCTTGGCATCGTTCTTCAACAGCTCCCAGACATCCAGCACATATTGACGAGAATCAAGCTCCTGCTTGGCGAAGAAGACATGCAGCATTTCAACCTCCTGCATAAACTCCGGTCCAAACCGTTCCGCTACATCTCCACGCAAGAGCGCGATTTCCACCTCATACATCGGACGCAACGTCTTGGCATCCTTGCCAATCCAAGGTGTCTCCAGAATGAACGGCAGGCCTGCCAACGCTTCATGATGAACGACCTTATTAATCGTCTCGAAGCCAATCCAGCCAGAGCCAATCGGAGTATGACGGTCCTTCTGTGCTCCGCGTGGATTCTTGCTGTCATTCAGGTGAATGACACCCAAGCGGTCTAGACCGATAGTCTGGTCAAACTGCTGCAGCACACCATCCAGATCATTAACGATATCATATCCCGCATCATGAATGTGACAGGTATCCAGACATACCGAAAGCCGTTGGTTGAATTCAACCTTGTCAATGATGGAGGCAAGCTCCTCAAAGCTGCGACCAATCTCAGTACCCTTGCCAGCCATGGTTTCAAGCGCAATATGAACCTCCGTCTCATCCGTGCCACCCAGAACCTCATTTAGTCCGTCGGCAATCCGCTGAATGCCGAATTGGGCATCCTTGTCCGTAAATGCGCCGGGATGCAACACAATATGCTTAACCCCAAGTGCGTGTGTACGGCGGATTTCTTCCTGCAGGAAATCAACAGCCAGTTGGAAAATGCTTTCCTTGTAGGAGCCGAGATTGATTATGTATGGCGCATGGACAACGATCTCCTCTACTCCATTGGCCTGCATCGCCAGCTTCCCTTCAATAGGGTACATTGAATCAATCGGTTTGCGGCGTGTATTCTGCGGCGCACCCGTATATATCATAAACGAGCTGGAACCATACTCATTTGCTTCATTGGCCGCGCTCAAGAGACCTTTGTCCGCGCAGGACACGTGAGAACCTATTTTTAGCATACTCTTACCTCTTTCCTTCACGAATTAACACTTATTCTACCGTGATCGGGAAAATAAATCTAGGCAAGGCTGATATGCCCGCTTATGCTACGCAAAACTATAGAAATACGCTATACTTTAGATGAAAGATGAATTTGTGATAATAATCATTGCCCAAAGGTGGTATGCCCATGGCTACACAATTAGGACTAGGCTTGTTATCCGCAGCACCCAGCAATTGGTTTATGAACACCATCGCATTCTGGACATTTTTGCTGCTAGGCACCATGTGTATCGGCGGTTTTTTTATGTTCCGCAAATTCTTGAAAGTACTGCCCAAAGCTGACGGGAAATCCAAGCTGGACTGGCAAAACTACTGGGTAGAGCGCAGCCGTCCGCTGTGGGGAGACGAGGCAAAGGCTTTTCTGGACCTGCTTGTTCAGCCTGTACCTTCACCCTTTCGCGACATCGCCAAACATTCCATTGCAGCCGAAATTGGTAAAATCGCCATCGAAGCTGATGCTTCGGAGGTAACCCGTGATCACTGCATCAAAGGCTATATTGTCGCCACACCACGGCGGGATAACCGCTTTCTCGTTCATTTTCTGGAGAAGAACGGAATTGATTACTCCCCTTACCGACATATGATTAAATAAAAAGAGCGGAGGCAGCAACAAGTGAAATATTTGATATGCGGCGGCACCGGCTTTATCGGCAAGGAGCTTACCAAGTACTGGCTGCAGGCAGGACATGAAGTTATGATTGTCGGACGGAAACTGCCAGAGGCCCAAACATCCCAGCCTAAGCTCAGTTATCATACCTGGGACAGCCTTGCTGCTAACCCCACACCCGCAGAAGGCACTGATGCTCTGATCAATCTTGCTGGCTCTTCTCTCAGTCAACGTTGGAGTCCCAGCGGGAAGAAGTCTATCATGCAATCCCGTCTTGAAACCGTTACCGCAGCAGCCAAGCTATTGAAATCCTTGCAGAAAAAGCCTTCGGTTCTGATCCAATCCTCTGCTGTAGCCATTTATGGCACTTCGCTGAAAGACACCTTTGACGAGAGCTCTCCGGTCCATGTCATGGATTTCCCATCTGAGGTTGTTAAGACTTGGGAAGCGGCTGCTGACGATGCCTATCAGGACATCCGGCTGATCAAACTGCGTACCGGAGTAGTACTTGGGAATGAAAGTGGAGCTTTCCCCAAAATAAAACTGCCCTACCTCTTGGGCTTCGGTGGAAAAATCGGCAGCGGGCAGCAGTGGATGTCCTGGATTCACTTTGCGGATATCGTGGCTCTGATTGATTTCTGTATTCAGAATCCCGGCATTTCTGGGCCAGTTAATGCTACTGCCCCACATCCGGTGACGAATGAGGAATTCGGCAGAACCATTGGCAAAGTGTACAGTCGTCCTCATTGGTTTCCTCTGCCAGCCTTTTTGCTAAAAGCAGCAGTGGGTGAATTATCCGAAATATTGCTGGAGGGCCAACGTGTCATTCCCGCCAAAGCCTTGGTACACGGATTCACCTTTACCTATCCAACACTTAAGCAGGCTCTGCAACAGCTGAAATCCCAATAACATTTTGCCGCCGCATAAACACCTAATCCTTTACTTAGTCCCTAGGCTATGTGGAAAGTGTATTTCCCTTTAACTATCATGAATGCAGCCCCTTCGGTCAGTGGGTATTCCTTATAAGGAATCATGGCCTCCCCCTGAAAAAAGGTGCCATTTTTAGAGTCCAGATCCTTTAAGATGTAACCCTCTGGGCTTCTGGATATTTCAGCGTGCACTCTCGACGCTCCTTCTGATATTTCTACATACTGAGATACCTCGGCTGATCGGCCGATTATAAAACTGGTGCGATTCAGCTCAATTTTCTCCATAGCTTCTCCATTCTCGGCATCACATCTTTCGAGGTATGGAACATTACGTTTCATTCTTTCAATCTCATGCCCCTTATTCGGCACTTGCTCCTGTGGCAGTAAAGCCGTTGCCGCGATCGGTATCGGTGCCTTGACTCCATAAGGAATAGATTCCTTCTTGCTGGCTCCAAAACTGTCAATCTGCGGAGATTCTACGTTGTTTGAAAGCTTAGGCGATTCCCGAGCGATGATAGGAGAGGCTGCTGGATGAACAGAAGTCACAGGATTTCTACTCGAATTCCTTACCAGCTCCTTACGGATCATATTCCTGCCTATATCGGCTGGCTCCTCCTCCATATCCTCCTCATCTTCAGAAACTCCCAGCCTGATTCTTCCGCTCCAAACCAGCCCGCTCAGGGCCGCCAGTATTAAGGTCACTACTCCACAAACCACCAGCCAGAGCAGCTTCGTACTATTCAGGTAAAGGAACTTCCAAATCAGCGCATCTCCCAAAAGACAAGCCAGAACAATATAGGTTCTAGAGCTTGAGGATTGTTGTTTAAAATCAGCTTCATCACCTGTGCTATTGATCGGTCTCTGCTCTTCTTTTATTCCAAGACTAGGATAACCGCTTATCCATGGTGTTGGATTATGCCTCGCTGAAGCCTGACTTCCCTCATCATGAATTGAAGCTTTCCTCACGGGAGCTGCCGCTTCTTGCACCGAAAGCTCACTCACGCGCTCATGGGGTAATTTCCCTGCTACTGCTTGCTCCACAACTGTTGAAGGGTTGGTAAGCGAAAGAACAGAATCTCCTTCCGTCATCAGCTCCGCCACCAGTTCTCGGAATCCCGCAGGAGTAAAGCCATCCTCCCCACAGTATTGCAATATTCTCTGAACTCCGTTACCCACAAGCTCTGTTATGGACATCAATAGCACCATAATCAGCGACCTAAAGCCCTCTCCGGGACGTACAGAAGATTCAGTATTCTCTAAAGGAATGTACGTGAGATACACTTTACCGTTCTGCAGTGATCCTTCAATGAAAATATAATCCTCATGCAGTGCATACTGTTCTGCCCGCAGCATAAACAACCTGCCGTCCTCCATTCCCCGAGCTATTTGCAGCAGCAAGCCGAAGAATGTAGTCATGCTGAGCTTTTCACTTTTGAGCAGATGACTGAGCATTTTTTTACGGGACACAGCATATTCCAAAGTAATATCCAGATCCATTTCCTTAAGCAGCAGCCGCAGATGATGCGGAATACTGGAGTTCATCAGCATGCGGGCCTGTACCATATTCAGCTTGTCTGCACGCAGACTATCGTGCTTACCAAGCGTCATAAATATACCGTCCTGCTGCATAAAATCACGATTTAATCCAAACAACAAGTTGCACCTCCTAAGCTAAAAATAGAGATATGCACATACCGAACCGGGGATTACCGCCAGCATAAAGGGAAACCTTAACATCTCACTTCTATTCCCCTTTAAGATACCCGGACTCTGCAGCAGCATGAACCCTGTAACTCTACTGAAGACTTTACGTAAACGGCTTCCTGTTTCCTTTCTCCTCAGAACAATAATCCAACCGATCAATGCTCCGAAGAATACGGAATACATAAGGACCTGCAGCGTAAATAATATTCCCGTCCAAGCCCCGATTCCCGCAAAAAGCTTAACATCGCCAGCTCCAACCGCCCCTATCATGTACATGATCAGGAGCAGTATGAACCCCGCAGCTGCCCCACCACCAGCAAACAACAGACCCTGCCAGCCATTCATTATACCCTGCACAAGCAGACCCGCGATCATCGCAGACACGGTGATCCGGTTCGGGATTCTCATGGAGAGGATATCTGTAACAAACGCCGCTGCCAGAAAGGGCAGACAGCCCCAAAATGCCCACTCCGTCATCGAATATGCTCCTTTTTCCACCACTTCATTTCACTAGCCACTTCCCCTAGCTACAACTGTAAATTTCACTTCAATGGATCTGCCGTCCTCCAATTGAATCACAAACTTCCAAACGCCTGGAGTGGTGTTAGAGCCAATCGTCCATTCCCACTCAATATATCCGTCTTTATCCGCCTGTTTCCAGCCTAAATATTTAGCTGTGCTTAACCCGGTTTTATAAAAAATCGAAAGGTTCGCAGATGCGCCAGCTGGAATTTTGGCCCGGATCTTGCCCTTCTGACCCGCTACCCCTGGATTTGGCTGCTCCAAGACCACAATGCCTTCCTCGGCATTCTCAGGCTCCTCACCACTATCCTTTGCGGTTTCTCCCGTATCCCCAATCCATAATCGTTCAACCGCACTAGCTTCAAGTACGATACGCTGATTCAGAAAAGGCACCTTCATCGGCAGCTCGTAGCTAACCTCAAGTCCGAAATAGGGATTCGTTCCCGCCTTCAGGTCCGGAACAATAATATTGGATACATGGATGCGGTCGTAATCTAATAAATCTGAGGATAGATAAGGCTTCATTAAGGGCTTTACCGCAACATCCAGTACACTCTGTGAGGCTTCAGCCTGCAGCTCCTGCAGAGGGCCCTCCCCCTTCTGTAGAGCGGCCATCACCCACTCATCCATAGGCTTCGGCAACGCTTCAGCATATTCTCCGCCCCAATCGGTAAGTGACAGGCGAGGAATACTCCAGGTGGTAGCTGCAGCTGAGTCGGCAGACGCCCCATCTATATCAGTTGCCTCTGATTCTTTACCGTCACCGCTCTCCGTCCCCCATTTCTGTGCCGCCAAAGCTGCAGGATACATATGTGTTGAAATGACTTTGACGGTATCGGAGGCGGTGCTCTGCAAGGCGGTTGAATATAAGGTCATCTGCACGATAGAAATTAGAAACAGAACGAACAACAGAAATATAGGAAGTACCATGGCCGCTTCCACGACCATGCTGCCCTCATCCCTCGTCCCCCTACTTCTCCGATGCCAGCGCTGCCGCATTCTCCTCACAACCTTCCGTTAATAAGAGAAATCAGCCTTAACAGCTCTGTAATAGACTTTACCTTGCACATCACCGGAACTCCCTCCACCATAGTTCAGCAGTTTAATTACACCGGGCAAGAACCAAAGCCGCATGCCGAGTTTAATATCCGCAGCGACATAAGTGTTTTTTTCGGCAGGGTTTATTCCCGTATTTAAGCGAATTAAAGCAAGCATCCGGGAAAGCTGACTCTCTCCACTACCATGCAGCATCATAAACAGACGCAGATGATCGCGGTAGCTGAGCTGTGCGGGCATATATTTGGATAAGGGTACAGCATCCTTTTCACAGAGCAGCAGCATGTCCTGAACCGCCTGCTCAATACCGTATAGCAGGGCTGCAGCCAGGATAGCCAGTGGATTGCCAAGTGCTGCCTTCTCAATAAAACCTTCCATTGTACGGATGGCCAAGCGCATCCCGAATATTTCGCCATAAGCTGCCGCCACATTGCCCACAGGATTATGAAATCCGTAAAGGATATATTCCAGTTCTTGTGCTTGCGGATCAAGTTGGTCAATTAGCTGCTGAGGTGCTGTACCTTCGGCATCCAAGGTTAATGCGGCCAGCTTGGTAACATCAAAATGCTGAAAATACAGTGCTGAATATTCCGTCTGAAAAAGCCTGTCTCTGGCCCCTTCCATGATGCTGCCCATTGCAGCATAGATCCCGTCCATGCTTGACATGGCAGAATCGCCAGCCGCATAAGGATCAGTCTCTGACTGGGCTGCTTGTGAGGTTTCCGACTCTAGTCCTTCATTAAAAGAGACACTATCCTCGTAGTATTGATTCAGTGTTTCATAGCGTTCTAACGATTCCCCTGCCTGATCTTTCAGATCTTTGATCTTGTCCAGCATTTTCATTGCATCGCCCAGCTTGGACTTAGCTTCACGCTCTGTTTGCTTACGCTCTTTATCCGAGCTGCGATGCTCCTCAATCTGAGCAGTCTCGCTGGCAAGAATGGCGCCATGCACACCGTAATTCTGCAGATAGCTATCGATAATATGGGAAGCTCCCAGAACAGCAGCAAACATTTGTGAGTTGTCTCCGTTAATTCCCGATGCTTGAGAGAGTACGTTAAGCAGTACGTTAACTAATGGAGCAATAGCTAGATATGCCTGTCCCTGTGTCGATAGATTATTCTCCATACTTCCAAAATCAGCAGAGGAGAGAATCAGTGAGTCCTCCTGTTCACGAAGTTTCATTAATATATCCGTGCTCATGCCATCGGAGCTTCCCGGAATGTCCCAATTCGCAGTCTGATCCTGACCGCTACCCACTCCGTTGCTTCGAGACTGCTCCAGCACTGCTTCCATTTCCTCATTGAGTTCCCGAGCTCTCTTCAATGCGTTCTGTGCTTCCTCTATTAATCGTTCGTGATCTGTACGGAATGTTAGAAACGTAGTAGGAATCCGTGAGCGAATCTCCGCCGACTGTCTTAAGTAGCTAGCTAGCTCGTTGGTATACTGAGGCCTCTTCTTACTGTCACGATACATGTCGGCGTAGTACTTCCCAATATAGTCATTGTATTGCGCAGCTATATCTGCAGCAGAGGTGACATTGCCCAAAACGCTGGGAACAATGCTATCCTGAGGAGGATTCATGATCAATTGAAGCAAAGACTCTCCACTTTCTGCTGCTTGTCTGCGCCGCTCCTGCATAAGATCCAGCGCTTCTTCACGCGCATCGTAGAGTGGCTGCAGCTTGCTGAGCACCTTCGTTGCTTGCGAAGCCTCTCCCATCGCTGCCGATAACGGTTTGAATTTCCCAGCCAGCTCCAAGGCGAAATCAATCGGGGCTTTGTACTTCATCTCTTCATTAATCTGCCGGCGAAAAACATCATAGCTTCCAAGCGAACGACTAAAGTTCAGGGAAGATGATTCCAGCCCAAGCGTCAAAGGATTGAAGCCATCTTCCCGGCCGCTTTTATGTAGATTATCATTTAACACCCGCGACAATAGCAGACTGCCATCACTGTCTCCAAAAGCGAACAATCCATAGTTCTCCCGCAATTCCTTATCGTACGCTGACAGTACTGATCGGGCACCCGCTCTTGCTAAGCGTTCACCCTGTACGTGCATAGCCGCAATCCGCGCATAATCAATCAATACTGTGGCAAACAGAAACACAAAAGCCAGTACCATGATTAAGAATATCGAGACAGAACCCTCAATTTCGTGATACCCCCACCTGCTCCGGCGCCTTCCATTACTATAAGAACGGGCAACGGTTCTCTTCATTTCAGCCTCCAAAAAATCATTTTCCCTGAAGCTTGGTCATCATTGCGGAAGCATCCTTCTTCTCCATAGCAACTGCAGCCCCACCACTCTGTGAACCTGACCCCGCCTTGAACTTGGCGCCATAATACCGCATCAGGTCGACCGTACG comes from Paenibacillus sp. 19GGS1-52 and encodes:
- a CDS encoding DUF6382 domain-containing protein, with the protein product MLFGLNRDFMQQDGIFMTLGKHDSLRADKLNMVQARMLMNSSIPHHLRLLLKEMDLDITLEYAVSRKKMLSHLLKSEKLSMTTFFGLLLQIARGMEDGRLFMLRAEQYALHEDYIFIEGSLQNGKVYLTYIPLENTESSVRPGEGFRSLIMVLLMSITELVGNGVQRILQYCGEDGFTPAGFRELVAELMTEGDSVLSLTNPSTVVEQAVAGKLPHERVSELSVQEAAAPVRKASIHDEGSQASARHNPTPWISGYPSLGIKEEQRPINSTGDEADFKQQSSSSRTYIVLACLLGDALIWKFLYLNSTKLLWLVVCGVVTLILAALSGLVWSGRIRLGVSEDEEDMEEEPADIGRNMIRKELVRNSSRNPVTSVHPAASPIIARESPKLSNNVESPQIDSFGASKKESIPYGVKAPIPIAATALLPQEQVPNKGHEIERMKRNVPYLERCDAENGEAMEKIELNRTSFIIGRSAEVSQYVEISEGASRVHAEISRSPEGYILKDLDSKNGTFFQGEAMIPYKEYPLTEGAAFMIVKGKYTFHIA
- a CDS encoding DUF2621 domain-containing protein, coding for MATQLGLGLLSAAPSNWFMNTIAFWTFLLLGTMCIGGFFMFRKFLKVLPKADGKSKLDWQNYWVERSRPLWGDEAKAFLDLLVQPVPSPFRDIAKHSIAAEIGKIAIEADASEVTRDHCIKGYIVATPRRDNRFLVHFLEKNGIDYSPYRHMIK
- the purU gene encoding formyltetrahydrofolate deformylase, with product MELHVKRDHSSGEEKYPNRARMLISCPDGPGIVAAVSHFLYQHGANIVQSDQYTMDPDGGMFFMRVEFDLPKLDERLEEVRSIFGGVAERFKMNWQIFNVSQKKRLAIFVSKEDHCLVELLWQWQAGDLDAEIALVVSNHLDMKAYVESFGIPFHHIPVSATTKDEAEKRQLEVIGDDIDVIILARYMQIISPSFIEHYRHRIINIHHSFLPAFVGGKPYAQAYQRGVKIIGATAHYVTEELDGGPIIEQDVQRVSHSDDVTELKRIGRTIERVVLARAVKWHIEDRILVHHNKTVVFN
- a CDS encoding ATPase, T2SS/T4P/T4SS family translates to MIEYQELEQHDEQWMQQMPKVQRLFSLKQSVLRTSKPGKEDFYAFLQKMKSEMNVGLEREDDSYFELNAKALIGDPQAVSFFMNEIEKYLRRTPFTGRVPEAYRTAAEALFHEWKGFGPAYRWFTDRAYSESTGLQMIGRQIFYNRRGKFVAYPYDMPSLDRVEQLKRSLLKSDPNKKLNKDNPSVEFKMDDPLWPGRFIRLAIWVSPRVWEGFTTISLRRQVVEFLDLEDQAGTECIPAEAIELIRTLSATFRNTIIAGAVGSGKTTFANTIVGEQLLGSTSCMGVVMIEKHPESILPYQIKGHRIIPIQATNEELMEVGVESLRHDPNILYMTEMRYNEWEFYLWSGEKGYDGITGTFHTVDSEDIPYQGAFAVSTRIGGSLKGHLISALKSCELVFILESVPNGKKRLTRISEVFYEENKNSVFANDLMRWEPEQSGWTYNDKLTAGLVQKMKKKDSEAAHKLLKELERLAVAKPMAEPLKESLKSKIVLNE
- a CDS encoding TIGR01777 family oxidoreductase, whose product is MKYLICGGTGFIGKELTKYWLQAGHEVMIVGRKLPEAQTSQPKLSYHTWDSLAANPTPAEGTDALINLAGSSLSQRWSPSGKKSIMQSRLETVTAAAKLLKSLQKKPSVLIQSSAVAIYGTSLKDTFDESSPVHVMDFPSEVVKTWEAAADDAYQDIRLIKLRTGVVLGNESGAFPKIKLPYLLGFGGKIGSGQQWMSWIHFADIVALIDFCIQNPGISGPVNATAPHPVTNEEFGRTIGKVYSRPHWFPLPAFLLKAAVGELSEILLEGQRVIPAKALVHGFTFTYPTLKQALQQLKSQ
- a CDS encoding SAF domain-containing protein, yielding MSVLLKRNYLFAALILITGFGGLLGYDLYFKPYVLSQTVVKIKVVDGQFLPKNYELKPSDLYLDSVQTKDIPSGVITDIRQVEHKITNVNLTDGSILTASLVDVSNLEPLQDEGIFPIPKEAIYAINGSLRSRDKVDIYLVEGERSSSTVKDPANLPSAPSKQVFLTGVTVNYVRTEDNNDVLDSEQGNDNNRFTSTGKVASPELKLKKGDGQLLGQYLEQGKKLWIVRVE
- a CDS encoding deoxyribonuclease IV encodes the protein MLKIGSHVSCADKGLLSAANEANEYGSSSFMIYTGAPQNTRRKPIDSMYPIEGKLAMQANGVEEIVVHAPYIINLGSYKESIFQLAVDFLQEEIRRTHALGVKHIVLHPGAFTDKDAQFGIQRIADGLNEVLGGTDETEVHIALETMAGKGTEIGRSFEELASIIDKVEFNQRLSVCLDTCHIHDAGYDIVNDLDGVLQQFDQTIGLDRLGVIHLNDSKNPRGAQKDRHTPIGSGWIGFETINKVVHHEALAGLPFILETPWIGKDAKTLRPMYEVEIALLRGDVAERFGPEFMQEVEMLHVFFAKQELDSRQYVLDVWELLKNDAKAKKADPREPLERLYDNVANAGLFPQLSEQAINHRLIAWLAGKQLLINA